The following proteins are co-located in the Thermodesulfobacteriota bacterium genome:
- the trpB gene encoding tryptophan synthase subunit beta: MAVKPTLPDASGHYGIFGGKYVSETLMPAVHQLEKAYEEVRDDPAFKKELDYYLTEYVGRPTPLYFAEQLTKRLGGAKIYLKREDLAHTGAHKINNTIGQALLAARMGKKRIIAETGAGQHGVATATVAALLDMECEIFMGLEDTRRQALNVMRMKLLGAKVREVTQGTQTLKDAMNEAMRDWITNVRTTFYIIGSVAGPHPYPMIVRDFQSVIGSEAREQILQKEGRLPDLLVACVGGGSNAMGLFYPFVGDEGVAMTGVEAAGGGIETGVHAASISAGTVGVLHGSKTYLLQDEDGQVKPTHSLAPGLDYPGVGPEHSYFSDTGRVSYTNVTDTEALEGFKLLSQTEGIIPALESSHAIAHVMKAAPGMSPDSVLIVCLSGRGDKDMHSVADLLSGGRKQ, from the coding sequence ATGGCGGTTAAACCCACGCTCCCCGACGCTTCGGGTCATTACGGCATATTCGGGGGCAAATACGTTTCCGAAACCCTGATGCCCGCGGTGCATCAGCTCGAAAAGGCGTACGAGGAGGTGAGGGACGATCCCGCCTTCAAGAAGGAGCTGGACTACTATCTCACCGAATACGTCGGCAGGCCGACGCCGCTTTATTTCGCCGAGCAGCTTACGAAGAGGCTCGGCGGGGCGAAGATATACTTAAAGCGCGAGGACCTCGCCCACACGGGCGCCCACAAGATAAACAACACGATAGGCCAGGCGCTTCTCGCGGCCCGCATGGGCAAGAAGCGCATAATCGCCGAGACGGGCGCGGGCCAGCACGGGGTCGCGACGGCTACGGTAGCCGCGCTCCTCGACATGGAGTGCGAGATATTCATGGGCCTCGAAGACACCCGGAGGCAGGCGCTCAACGTCATGAGGATGAAGCTCCTCGGCGCGAAGGTGAGGGAGGTCACCCAGGGGACGCAGACCCTTAAGGACGCCATGAACGAGGCGATGAGGGACTGGATAACGAACGTCAGGACTACTTTCTATATTATAGGCAGCGTCGCCGGGCCCCACCCGTACCCGATGATAGTGAGGGACTTTCAGTCCGTCATCGGCTCCGAGGCGAGGGAGCAGATACTACAGAAAGAGGGCAGGCTGCCCGACCTTCTCGTCGCCTGCGTCGGCGGCGGGTCGAACGCCATGGGGCTCTTCTATCCCTTCGTCGGCGACGAGGGCGTCGCCATGACGGGCGTCGAAGCGGCGGGCGGGGGCATCGAGACGGGCGTCCACGCCGCGAGCATCTCCGCCGGGACTGTAGGCGTCCTCCACGGGAGCAAGACGTACCTCCTCCAGGACGAGGACGGGCAGGTGAAGCCGACGCATTCGCTCGCGCCTGGGCTGGATTACCCGGGCGTCGGGCCCGAGCACTCGTACTTTAGCGATACTGGCCGCGTCAGCTATACTAATGTTACGGATACGGAAGCGCTCGAAGGGTTCAAGCTTCTTTCGCAGACGGAGGGTATAATACCGGCGCTCGAGTCCTCGCACGCCATAGCGCATGTCATGAAGGCGGCGCCCGGGATGTCCCCGGATTCGGTGCTCATCGTTTGCCTCTCGGGGCGCGGGGACAAGGATATGCATTCCGTGGCGGATCTCCTGTCCGGCGGGCGGAAGCAGTGA
- a CDS encoding PA2779 family protein: protein MILARQGFHFSILILILATFTPVSLITPGARAATAESKMMTGGSDPTAREINELKIKRALENKIVANKLMGHGLTPDEVSQKLGSMTDEQVHQMAALADKIPAGGDSGLGIVIAILVIAALVLLIIYLFKRV, encoded by the coding sequence TTGATTTTAGCAAGACAGGGATTTCATTTCTCTATTCTGATTTTAATACTCGCGACGTTCACCCCGGTTTCGCTCATCACGCCCGGCGCCCGCGCGGCGACCGCAGAGTCGAAGATGATGACCGGCGGCAGCGACCCCACAGCAAGGGAAATCAACGAGCTCAAGATAAAGAGGGCCCTCGAAAACAAGATAGTGGCGAACAAGCTCATGGGCCACGGGCTAACGCCGGACGAAGTCTCGCAGAAGCTCGGCTCGATGACCGACGAGCAGGTGCACCAGATGGCCGCCCTCGCCGACAAAATACCGGCGGGCGGAGACTCGGGCCTCGGGATAGTAATCGCGATCCTGGTGATCGCCGCCCTCGTGCTCTTGATCATCTACCTGTTCAAGAGGGTGTAG
- the fmt gene encoding methionyl-tRNA formyltransferase → MKIVFMGTPEFAVPSLSALIGAGYEVAAVVTQPDRPSGRGKVLTPPPVKTAAEAAGIPVLQPSKIRTEEFYSGLSSYSPDLICVTAYGRILPKSILDLPLYGCVNVHASLLPKYRGAAPINWAIVRGESVTGITTMLMDEGMDTGGMLLRREVAIEDDDTGETLSRKLSIVGGDLLAETLALLEEGRLRPEKQDESLATYAPIIKKEDGLIDWSKPARDIRNLVRGMLPWPGAYTFVGGKMLKIFMAAVSEGEGRPGEVIKSGGGVLRVAAGDGALDIVELQIEGGKRLEAAAFLAGRKIAEGAILGSA, encoded by the coding sequence ATGAAAATCGTCTTCATGGGCACCCCCGAATTCGCGGTCCCTTCGCTTAGCGCCCTTATCGGCGCGGGTTACGAGGTAGCCGCCGTAGTAACGCAGCCGGACAGGCCGAGCGGGAGGGGGAAGGTGCTGACTCCGCCGCCCGTGAAAACCGCGGCCGAAGCCGCCGGCATACCCGTCCTTCAGCCGTCGAAGATTCGGACGGAGGAGTTTTACTCCGGGCTGTCGTCTTACTCGCCCGATCTCATATGCGTGACGGCGTACGGGAGAATACTGCCGAAATCCATCCTCGACCTGCCGCTGTACGGGTGCGTCAACGTCCACGCGTCGCTTCTTCCGAAGTACAGGGGCGCCGCCCCGATCAACTGGGCCATCGTGAGGGGCGAGAGCGTAACGGGCATCACTACCATGCTCATGGACGAGGGGATGGATACGGGCGGCATGCTCCTCCGGCGCGAGGTCGCGATCGAGGACGACGATACGGGCGAGACGCTTTCGCGGAAGCTCTCGATCGTTGGCGGGGATCTCCTCGCCGAAACGTTGGCGCTCCTCGAAGAGGGAAGGCTCCGCCCCGAAAAACAGGACGAGTCGCTGGCGACATACGCCCCGATTATAAAAAAAGAGGACGGGCTCATAGACTGGTCGAAACCAGCCCGTGACATACGAAACCTCGTCAGGGGAATGCTCCCGTGGCCGGGGGCCTATACCTTCGTCGGCGGAAAGATGCTGAAGATATTCATGGCCGCCGTTTCGGAAGGCGAGGGCCGGCCCGGAGAGGTTATAAAGTCGGGCGGCGGCGTGCTCCGCGTGGCGGCGGGCGATGGGGCGCTCGACATCGTCGAGCTCCAGATAGAGGGCGGGAAGAGGCTCGAGGCGGCGGCGTTTCTCGCCGGGAGAAAGATTGCCGAAGGCGCTATCCTCGGAAGCGCGTGA
- a CDS encoding phosphoribosylanthranilate isomerase codes for MVRIKVCGITSIGDALAAVEAGADALGFVFYEGSKRYIPPAEARKITAALPPFVAAVGVFVNASPDEISAAVRASGTGVVQLHGDETPELASRVPFPVIKAVRVADRVDPGEVELYPVQAILFDKRSDDMYGGTGKSFDWSILRGLDTGKKVILSGGLTADNVAGAVEVVRPYAVDVSTGVEDSPGRKNHLKIRQFIQAVRNGG; via the coding sequence ATGGTAAGGATAAAGGTTTGCGGAATAACGTCTATAGGAGACGCGCTGGCGGCGGTCGAAGCCGGTGCGGACGCCCTCGGCTTCGTCTTCTACGAGGGGAGCAAGAGGTATATCCCGCCCGCCGAGGCGCGGAAGATAACGGCCGCGCTCCCGCCGTTCGTCGCAGCAGTCGGCGTGTTCGTCAACGCCTCTCCCGATGAGATATCGGCGGCTGTCCGGGCGTCCGGCACGGGCGTCGTGCAGCTCCACGGCGACGAGACGCCGGAGCTTGCGTCCCGCGTGCCGTTCCCGGTCATAAAGGCCGTGAGGGTGGCCGACCGTGTAGACCCGGGCGAAGTTGAACTTTATCCCGTACAGGCTATCCTCTTCGATAAACGCTCGGACGACATGTACGGCGGGACGGGGAAGAGCTTCGACTGGTCGATTCTCCGTGGCCTCGATACCGGAAAGAAGGTGATCCTTTCGGGCGGGCTTACGGCGGACAACGTGGCCGGGGCCGTGGAAGTCGTAAGGCCCTACGCGGTGGACGTGAGCACGGGCGTCGAGGATTCCCCGGGCAGGAAAAATCACTTGAAAATAAGACAATTCATACAGGCGGTGAGAAATGGCGGTTAA
- the coaD gene encoding pantetheine-phosphate adenylyltransferase: MKKVAIYPGSFDPLTNGHRNVIERGVKVFDTVVVAVAHNTSKKTIFTLEERVEILNEIFGGREDVRVDFFEGLLVDYVKRMGTNIVLRGMRTVSDFEYELQMALANKSLSQELETVFMVTDSEFSHISSSVIREVVSLGGSAENMVPDIVEKKLREKLLKR; this comes from the coding sequence ATGAAGAAGGTAGCCATATATCCCGGTTCGTTCGACCCGTTGACCAACGGCCACAGAAACGTGATAGAGCGCGGCGTGAAGGTGTTCGACACCGTCGTCGTCGCGGTGGCGCACAATACGTCGAAGAAAACGATCTTCACTCTCGAAGAGCGCGTCGAAATACTGAACGAGATATTCGGCGGACGCGAGGACGTCAGGGTCGATTTTTTCGAGGGGCTCCTCGTGGATTACGTAAAGAGGATGGGCACCAACATCGTCCTGAGAGGAATGAGGACGGTGTCCGATTTCGAATACGAGCTCCAGATGGCGCTCGCCAATAAGTCCCTCAGCCAGGAGCTCGAAACCGTGTTCATGGTTACGGACAGCGAGTTTTCCCACATAAGCTCGTCCGTCATAAGAGAGGTCGTCTCCCTCGGGGGCTCGGCCGAGAACATGGTGCCCGACATAGTAGAAAAGAAACTCAGGGAAAAGTTACTTAAACGCTAG
- a CDS encoding pyridoxal phosphate-dependent aminotransferase, with product MKLSARANRIQPSATLAITAKEKALKAQGVDVVGFGAGEPDFDSPDYVKEAGIEAINKGYTKYTPVGGIDQLKDAIIERMKQDYGFGYDKAELVVSCGAKHTLFNLTQAIIDVGDEVIIPAPYWVSYPEQVTFAEGTPVILETREEDGFRIDPDELKKLIGPKTKALVLNYPSNPTGVTYSEDELRAIVDVAMAAGITIISDEIYDKIIYDGAKHTPVASLGEDVKKATILVNGTSKTYSMTGWRIGFAAGDKDVIKAMANIQGQSTSNPTSIAQWAAVSAYASPQDLIAERTAEFEKRKNYIVERLNSIPGIKCVSPRGAFYAFPNVSSFYGKSFNGKVVNSSLDFTGFLLEEAKVAVVPGDSFGADSNVRISFATSMENIVKGMDRIEEAVAKLA from the coding sequence ATGAAGCTTTCTGCCCGTGCTAACAGGATTCAGCCGTCGGCAACGCTGGCAATAACCGCAAAGGAGAAGGCCCTTAAAGCCCAGGGCGTGGACGTAGTCGGATTCGGCGCAGGAGAGCCCGATTTCGACAGCCCGGATTACGTGAAGGAGGCCGGGATAGAGGCCATAAATAAGGGCTATACCAAATATACCCCGGTGGGCGGCATAGACCAGCTCAAGGACGCAATAATAGAGAGGATGAAGCAGGATTACGGCTTCGGATACGATAAAGCCGAGCTCGTCGTATCCTGCGGCGCGAAACACACGCTCTTTAACCTCACCCAGGCGATAATAGACGTCGGCGACGAGGTCATAATCCCGGCGCCGTACTGGGTCTCCTACCCCGAGCAGGTCACGTTCGCCGAGGGGACGCCGGTGATTCTCGAGACCCGCGAAGAGGACGGTTTCAGGATCGATCCGGACGAGCTGAAAAAGCTCATCGGTCCGAAGACGAAGGCGCTCGTCCTCAACTATCCCTCGAACCCCACAGGCGTAACGTACAGCGAGGACGAGCTCAGGGCCATAGTGGACGTCGCCATGGCGGCGGGGATCACGATCATCTCGGACGAAATATACGACAAGATAATCTACGACGGGGCGAAGCACACCCCCGTGGCGTCGCTCGGCGAGGACGTTAAGAAGGCGACGATACTCGTAAACGGCACCTCGAAGACGTATTCCATGACCGGGTGGAGGATCGGATTCGCCGCCGGGGACAAGGACGTCATCAAGGCCATGGCGAATATCCAGGGCCAGTCCACGTCGAACCCGACGTCGATAGCGCAGTGGGCTGCAGTGAGCGCGTACGCGAGCCCGCAGGACCTCATCGCAGAGAGGACGGCCGAGTTCGAAAAGAGGAAGAACTACATCGTGGAAAGGCTTAACTCGATTCCCGGAATAAAGTGCGTAAGCCCCAGGGGCGCCTTCTACGCGTTCCCGAACGTCTCGTCTTTCTACGGGAAATCCTTTAACGGCAAGGTTGTTAACAGCTCGCTCGACTTCACCGGGTTCCTCCTCGAAGAGGCCAAGGTCGCGGTCGTGCCGGGCGATTCGTTCGGCGCCGACTCCAACGTGCGCATATCCTTCGCCACCTCCATGGAGAACATCGTAAAGGGGATGGACAGGATAGAAGAGGCGGTGGCGAAGCTCGCCTGA
- a CDS encoding SGNH/GDSL hydrolase family protein, protein MREPAKKPPFKKSTLVLVSILFTLVVLEIGTRIWLAIIPEEESLQYSVYSYLSPDDQRYVRHHYLNYYPNPHFKRGKAHHNSLGFRNDEFPREKPEGVFRIAVLGGSTTYNIGINDNDKTFTAVMERELRDKYGYENVEVINAGVGGYNSWETLINLEFRVLDIDPDLVIEYEGTNDVHARFVDPASYKSDDSGRRKQWDPPPVPILEHSALFRVILRKTGITKQVGIGNFVTPDTAYGPYSVAKHDPMELLDKNPPIFFERNLRNMVAITKAGGVDMVFVTWAWSPYMDDYASTPHYQRGFREMNEVLEKVAAENGIPLFDFEAVMPDDKKYWGDGRHENELGAEIKGELFAKFLHENGLIKKSPDAAQDK, encoded by the coding sequence ATGAGAGAACCCGCGAAAAAGCCCCCGTTCAAAAAATCGACGCTGGTACTCGTCAGCATTCTTTTTACGCTCGTCGTCCTCGAAATCGGGACGCGCATATGGCTCGCGATCATCCCCGAAGAGGAGAGCCTCCAGTATTCCGTCTACTCGTACCTGAGCCCCGACGACCAGCGCTACGTCCGGCACCACTACCTCAACTACTACCCGAACCCTCATTTCAAAAGGGGCAAGGCGCACCATAACTCGCTCGGATTCAGGAACGACGAGTTCCCGCGCGAGAAGCCCGAGGGCGTCTTCAGGATCGCCGTCCTCGGCGGCTCGACGACCTATAACATAGGCATAAACGACAACGACAAGACGTTTACGGCCGTGATGGAGCGCGAGCTAAGGGACAAGTACGGCTACGAGAACGTCGAAGTGATAAACGCGGGCGTCGGCGGATACAACTCGTGGGAGACGCTTATCAACCTCGAGTTCAGGGTGCTCGACATAGACCCGGACCTCGTCATCGAATACGAGGGGACGAACGACGTCCACGCGAGGTTCGTCGACCCGGCGTCGTATAAATCCGACGACTCGGGGAGGCGTAAGCAGTGGGACCCTCCCCCCGTGCCGATTCTGGAGCACAGCGCGCTCTTCAGGGTTATTCTGAGGAAGACGGGCATCACGAAACAGGTCGGCATCGGCAACTTCGTAACGCCCGACACCGCGTACGGCCCATACTCGGTCGCGAAGCACGACCCCATGGAGCTGCTGGACAAGAACCCGCCGATATTCTTCGAGCGGAACCTCCGCAACATGGTCGCGATAACGAAGGCCGGCGGCGTCGATATGGTCTTCGTCACGTGGGCGTGGTCGCCGTACATGGACGATTACGCCTCGACCCCCCACTACCAGAGGGGGTTCAGGGAAATGAACGAGGTCCTCGAAAAAGTCGCCGCCGAAAACGGCATACCGCTCTTCGACTTCGAGGCCGTAATGCCGGACGACAAGAAGTACTGGGGCGACGGGAGGCACGAGAACGAGCTCGGCGCCGAGATAAAGGGCGAGCTCTTCGCGAAGTTCCTCCACGAGAACGGGCTGATAAAAAAGTCACCCGACGCCGCGCAGGATAAGTAG
- a CDS encoding DHH family phosphoesterase: MQKELRRYLFVGDFDSFLLGIFSKRGEVIWVSSLEEALNQTGNFSVIMIDKRYFSPELTNELSAHYPQTPLIVSNGEPMEEPPPSVRFVAFHKLLTDEIAREEKLARTELRVEELRRVHANGKKMLILLHDHPDPDSIAGALALRALLKRNKQTAIIGHLGDRISRPENVAMIELLEIDLQELEMKQLKDFDSIALVDVQPPFFGPGLPPVDTVIDHHPLVGSYEARFKEVRAEEGATSTILTKYLRASQTDISERLATALLYGIKTDTVILNRDTDPDDIEAFTFLYPLANLGLLRRIERAEVPPDEIKSLGKALADHWIASSIFFVNVGRVDREYLIPKMADFGIQVKDVEWSIAFGILDNKHLIISVRNVGYVKSAGRLVRELFKDIGSAGGHRSAAKAVIPLARVRKEIGKGSQDAIKKWVTDLFTKAVTEKPEEEAQ; this comes from the coding sequence ATGCAGAAAGAGCTGAGAAGATATCTCTTCGTCGGGGATTTCGATTCCTTTCTCCTCGGGATTTTCTCGAAACGGGGCGAGGTAATATGGGTGAGCTCCCTCGAAGAGGCGCTTAACCAGACCGGGAACTTTTCGGTCATCATGATAGACAAGCGGTATTTTTCGCCAGAGCTTACGAACGAGCTATCGGCGCATTACCCGCAGACACCGCTTATCGTCAGCAACGGCGAGCCCATGGAGGAGCCCCCTCCGTCGGTCAGGTTCGTCGCGTTTCACAAGCTCCTTACGGACGAAATAGCGCGCGAGGAAAAGCTCGCGAGGACTGAGCTCAGGGTGGAAGAGCTGAGGCGCGTCCACGCCAACGGCAAGAAGATGCTGATTCTCCTCCACGACCATCCCGACCCCGACTCCATCGCAGGCGCGCTCGCGCTGAGGGCGCTTCTGAAACGTAACAAGCAGACGGCCATCATTGGCCACCTCGGCGACAGGATTTCCCGCCCCGAAAATGTCGCCATGATAGAGCTCCTCGAAATAGACCTCCAGGAGCTCGAAATGAAGCAGTTAAAGGATTTCGACTCCATTGCGCTCGTAGACGTTCAGCCGCCGTTTTTCGGCCCCGGGCTGCCGCCCGTCGATACGGTCATCGACCACCACCCGCTCGTCGGCTCGTACGAGGCCCGCTTCAAGGAAGTGAGGGCCGAGGAAGGGGCGACTTCGACCATACTGACGAAGTACCTCCGCGCCTCGCAGACGGACATATCCGAGAGGCTCGCGACGGCGCTCCTTTACGGCATCAAGACGGACACCGTGATACTCAACAGGGACACCGATCCGGACGACATCGAGGCGTTCACGTTCCTTTACCCTCTCGCGAACCTCGGGCTTTTAAGACGCATAGAGCGCGCCGAGGTCCCGCCCGACGAGATCAAATCGCTCGGCAAGGCGCTCGCGGACCACTGGATAGCGAGCAGCATATTTTTCGTCAACGTGGGCAGGGTGGACCGCGAGTACCTCATACCCAAGATGGCCGATTTCGGCATACAGGTGAAGGACGTCGAGTGGTCCATAGCGTTCGGCATCCTCGACAACAAGCATCTCATCATTTCCGTGAGGAACGTCGGGTACGTGAAGAGCGCGGGCCGCCTCGTGAGGGAGCTCTTCAAGGACATCGGGAGCGCGGGCGGGCACAGGTCCGCCGCCAAGGCCGTCATACCGCTCGCCAGGGTCAGGAAGGAGATCGGCAAGGGCTCTCAGGACGCCATAAAGAAGTGGGTGACCGATCTCTTCACGAAGGCAGTCACCGAAAAGCCCGAAGAAGAGGCGCAGTAA
- the trpA gene encoding tryptophan synthase subunit alpha, which yields MSRISEKFNELRQRNRIALVSYITAGDPSLDTTAEIAVELEESGADIIELGVPFSDPMADGPVIQLASERALAGGATLAGVLDTVKKIREKSSIPIILFGYYNPFFKYGLEKVVKDAAEAGADGFLIVDLPPEEAGEFKAHTDKAGMDIVFLLAPTSTSERIGLVAENASGFVYLVSVTGVTGERPEMNYSLEGLTDEIRQATGLPVGIGFGISSPEQVAGLSGYADAVIIGSAIVRIIERYGSEKEKLLNELSGFVGGLSAACERNNGASPGRAES from the coding sequence ATGAGCAGAATATCAGAAAAGTTCAATGAGCTTAGGCAGAGGAACAGGATCGCTCTCGTGAGCTATATCACGGCGGGGGATCCGTCTCTCGATACGACGGCCGAAATCGCCGTCGAGCTCGAAGAGAGCGGGGCCGACATAATAGAGCTCGGCGTGCCGTTTTCCGACCCGATGGCCGACGGCCCGGTCATACAATTAGCCTCGGAAAGGGCGCTCGCCGGCGGCGCTACGCTCGCCGGGGTGCTCGACACCGTAAAGAAGATACGGGAGAAATCCTCCATTCCGATAATCCTCTTCGGGTATTACAACCCGTTTTTCAAATACGGCCTCGAAAAGGTAGTGAAGGACGCGGCCGAAGCCGGCGCGGACGGCTTCTTGATAGTGGACCTTCCGCCGGAAGAGGCGGGCGAGTTCAAGGCGCATACCGACAAGGCCGGGATGGACATAGTGTTCCTTCTCGCGCCCACGAGCACGTCCGAGAGGATAGGGCTCGTCGCCGAGAACGCGAGCGGGTTCGTCTATCTCGTATCGGTTACGGGCGTCACGGGCGAGAGGCCCGAGATGAATTATTCGCTCGAAGGGCTTACGGACGAGATAAGGCAGGCCACGGGGCTCCCGGTGGGGATAGGGTTCGGCATTTCTTCCCCCGAGCAGGTGGCGGGGCTTTCTGGCTACGCCGACGCGGTTATCATCGGGAGCGCGATAGTCAGGATTATCGAGCGGTACGGGAGCGAGAAGGAAAAGCTCCTTAACGAGCTTTCGGGATTCGTCGGCGGGCTCAGCGCGGCCTGCGAGAGGAATAACGGCGCGTCTCCCGGAAGGGCTGAAAGCTGA
- a CDS encoding cysteine peptidase family C39 domain-containing protein encodes MLKIITLFAAAALLTISAAAASESRPGGAPSAPGRVILDGVPFVKQKDKYCGPAAMASVMQFYGRGVGQDEIAEAVYTPGLDGALISDMENYARAEGYRTEAVNGGEESLTALIDEGVPAILLVDRGKWKVSVPHYYVVYGYDAAKGTFILHTGDKGGQEIPFEKLDGEWKKMNRLMLVVRK; translated from the coding sequence ATGCTTAAAATCATAACGCTCTTCGCCGCGGCAGCCCTTCTCACCATCTCCGCAGCAGCAGCGTCCGAGTCGCGCCCCGGCGGAGCGCCTTCCGCACCGGGAAGGGTAATATTAGACGGCGTGCCGTTCGTGAAACAAAAAGACAAGTACTGCGGGCCGGCGGCCATGGCGTCGGTCATGCAGTTCTACGGACGCGGCGTCGGACAGGACGAGATAGCCGAGGCGGTTTACACGCCCGGCCTCGACGGCGCCCTCATATCCGACATGGAGAACTACGCCCGGGCCGAGGGCTACAGGACCGAAGCCGTAAACGGGGGCGAAGAGTCTCTAACGGCGCTAATCGACGAGGGCGTGCCCGCGATTCTCCTCGTCGATAGGGGAAAGTGGAAGGTGAGCGTCCCCCACTACTACGTCGTTTACGGCTACGACGCCGCGAAGGGGACCTTCATACTCCACACCGGGGACAAGGGCGGGCAGGAAATCCCGTTCGAAAAGCTCGACGGCGAATGGAAGAAGATGAACAGGCTCATGCTGGTAGTAAGGAAATGA
- the rsmD gene encoding 16S rRNA (guanine(966)-N(2))-methyltransferase RsmD gives MLQVLTGTQKGRKLKVPKGRTIRPTTSRVKKSIFDSLGDISDLRVLDIFAGTGGLGIESLSRDAAHVTFIEKDASVFKILCQNLTTCGFLDKATAMCSDYVQALRALSAKGEAFDIIFIDPPYPLYATHTVKDFILAAAPVLSQSGIMVIEHDHKIDDAPPGFDRTTKPFGGTHVSYFRRSGEE, from the coding sequence ATGTTGCAGGTGCTAACAGGGACGCAGAAGGGGAGGAAGCTCAAGGTTCCGAAAGGAAGGACTATCCGCCCGACGACGAGCAGGGTGAAGAAGTCGATTTTCGACAGCCTCGGCGATATATCCGACCTTAGAGTGCTCGATATATTCGCGGGCACGGGCGGTCTCGGAATCGAATCGCTCAGCCGCGACGCCGCACACGTAACCTTCATAGAGAAGGACGCGTCGGTGTTCAAGATACTTTGCCAGAACCTCACCACCTGCGGCTTTCTGGACAAGGCGACCGCCATGTGCTCGGATTACGTCCAGGCGCTACGGGCGCTTTCGGCCAAGGGAGAGGCGTTCGACATTATATTCATAGACCCGCCGTATCCGCTTTATGCGACCCACACGGTGAAGGACTTCATACTCGCGGCGGCCCCCGTGCTTTCACAGTCGGGGATAATGGTAATCGAGCACGACCACAAGATAGACGACGCACCGCCCGGGTTCGACAGGACGACGAAGCCCTTCGGCGGAACGCACGTAAGCTATTTCAGAAGGAGCGGTGAGGAGTGA
- a CDS encoding tetratricopeptide repeat protein, protein MEEDEQAHAGSKEMNPAVKLALTLLVFVIPLGGCAALYGSLYTDDPLTAEEHNDLGVIYEREGKHGLAIREYKRAIALDGSLVTPLVNLGNVYMKEGEYTEAERCYRKALDRDPKSMDAANNLASIYLETGKDYEKGLDILLAASPRGDMPAYALDTLGMLYLGLGETDKAVESLEEACTKAAGDEALRAGISANLVKAGVPGGCG, encoded by the coding sequence ATGGAAGAAGATGAACAGGCTCATGCTGGTAGTAAGGAAATGAACCCCGCCGTAAAGCTCGCGCTGACCCTGCTCGTTTTCGTAATCCCCCTTGGCGGCTGCGCCGCCCTCTACGGCTCGCTTTACACGGACGATCCTCTCACTGCCGAGGAGCACAACGACCTCGGCGTCATCTACGAGAGGGAGGGGAAACACGGCCTCGCCATAAGGGAATACAAGCGGGCTATCGCCCTCGACGGGAGCCTCGTGACGCCCCTCGTCAACCTCGGGAACGTTTACATGAAGGAGGGCGAATACACCGAGGCCGAGAGGTGCTACAGAAAGGCGCTCGACAGGGACCCGAAATCCATGGACGCGGCCAACAACCTGGCCTCGATCTACCTGGAAACGGGAAAGGACTATGAAAAAGGGCTCGATATTCTCCTCGCCGCCTCGCCTCGGGGCGACATGCCGGCCTACGCGCTCGATACGCTGGGGATGCTGTATCTCGGGCTCGGCGAAACGGACAAGGCAGTCGAGTCGCTCGAAGAAGCCTGCACGAAAGCCGCCGGTGACGAGGCGCTAAGGGCCGGGATATCGGCCAATCTCGTAAAGGCCGGCGTCCCGGGGGGATGCGGCTGA